The following DNA comes from Bryobacteraceae bacterium.
CGTCGGCGTGAACGACTCGAACTTCGTGGCCGCCGCTCAGTTCCGGTCCGACGATAACTGGTGGGGGCTCATGCTGGTTCCCGGCGGCAAACCCGGCGACTACACGACCCGGCAGATCCAGCCCGTCCGTCCGGATCCCGACGTGCGAGGGCTGGAATTGTCATTGAAGCCCGAAGCCATCAACAAGTTCGGGGCCGTTACCGGCGCCGCCGGAAGGATACCGAAGCACGCCTTCCGGTCCGACAACTACATGGAGCCCGCCATCGACCTCGGAACGCTGAACCCGTCGGATCCCCTCGTGTTCAGCGAAGGCCGGGCCATCAACAGTATGGGCTGGGTGGCCGGAAGCTCGCAGACCGTCGCGTTCGGCGACAGTGTCGCGATCGTCCACAACGGGTCCGAGATGATCGACCTGAACACCCGGCTGGTGGCGCCCGCCGGATGGAATCTCCGGCTCGCTCTCGGAATCAACGACAAAGGCCAGATCGTCGGAATGGGACGCTACCAGGGGAAGGACGTCGGCTTCCTGCTCACGCCCACCATCGATCCGAATCTGCCGGCGCCACCCTGTCTGGCGCCCGCCCAGCAATAGCGATCCTGCCTCGCCGCCCGTGGAGGCGCCCCACGCCTCCGCAGGCAGCTAGAACACTTGCCGGATACGCCTAAGTCCATTCCACGCGCGTACTAAGAGTCTCCGCCTACGCGGAAAATACGTTTCACCACCAAGCATCAAGTTAACTCCCTTCGCGGCCGAAAACGACCATAGGCTGTCGAATGAAGCACCTGACGACTGTCGTCCTGCTGGTTGCCGCCTGTGGCGCCGCCTCCGCCCAAAGCAAGGACGCGGAGCTAATCCAGCGTCTGCTCGAACGGGTGGACCAGCTCGAACGACGCATTGCCGAACTCGAATCCGCCCGCGGCGGAAGACCGGCTGATTCTCAGCCACTGGCGGCCGCCACGGCGCCCTCTCCGGCGCCGGGCCCGGCCGGGCACGCGGCGCACGGCATGGCGGGCATGGCCATGCAGCCCGACACACCGACGGTCCTCGATACCGGCGAGTTCACTAAACCCGTCTTCGCCCTCTCCGGCTTTAGCGACATCAACTTCGCCGCATCCACCGACAAGCGCGCCCGCAGCGGCTTCTCCGAAGGCCAGTTCGTGCTTCATATGACGTCGCAGCTCAGCCGCAAGGTCAGCTACTTCGGCGAAGTCAGCTTCACCGCCCGCGCCGACGGCGGCATCGGCTCACCGCCCGCCACCGGCTTCAACGCCGAAATCGAGCGCAGCATCATCCGCTACGAAAACAACGATCTGTTCAAGGTTTCTTTCGGCCGCTACCACACCCCGATCAACTACTGGAATACCGCGTTCCATCACGGCTCCTGGCTGCAGACCACCGCCGAACGTCCCGAAGTCACCCGGTTCGGCGGCAGCTTCATACCGGTGCACTTCGTCGGCACGCTCGTCGAGGGAGCCGTGGACGCGGGCGGCCTGAACCTGAACTACAACGCTGGGATCGGAAACGGCCGCGGCGGCGTCATCAACCGGAGCGGCGATTTCGGCGACATCAACAACGCCAAGGCTTGGCTCCTCAGCGCCTTTTCGCGCCCGGACCGTATCTACGGCCTGCAAATCGGCGGCGCGCTCTACCGGGACAAGATCAGCCGCATCGGTTTCCCCGAAGTGCGCGAGTGGATCCACTCGGCCCATGTCGTGTGGGACAAGGAGAACCCCGAGTTCATCGCCGAGTTCACCAACGTGCGGCACAAACCCGTGCTCGGCGGGAAGGCCACGAACAGCCGCGCATTCTACGCGCAGGTCGCCTGGCGCCTCGACGCTTTCGAACGCAAGTTCAAACCCTATTTCCGCTACGAGAAAATCGCGATTCCTACCACCGATTTCGTCTTCACTGGCGTCCCCGACCTGAGTGGATCCACGTTCGGCCTGCGCTACGAAGTGGCGCCATTCTCAGCCGTGAAGTTCGAGTACCGCCGCTACCTGCGGACCGCCGCGCCGCTCGCCAACGGCCTCGTGATGCAAACGAGCTTCACCTTCTGACGCCATGAAGCTGCTACGCCTGCTGCCGCTCCTCCTCGCCTTCGCCGCCGCTGTGCAGGCGCAGAATGGGGACCTGGCGATCATCGCGCACAAGGACGTTCCGGTGGATAACCTCACTTTCGCCGAAGTGCGAAAACTGTTCCGCGGCGAGCGCCAGTTCTGGGCGTCGAATCAGCGCGTGATCCTGCTCGTGCGCGCACCGGTTGCTCACGAGCGCGACATCGTCCTGCGCCGGATCTACCAGATGACCGAAGCACAGTATCGCCAGTATTGGATCTCCAAGGTGTTTCGCGCCGACATCGCCTCCGGTCCCAAGCTGGTCTACTCCGACGGCATGACCACCGAACTCGTCGGCAACATACCCGGCTCTGTCGGTTTCGTCGCCGCCAGCAAAGTCCCGCCCGGGTTCAAAGTGCTGAAAGTGGACGGACTGAAGCCCGGCGACAAAGGCTACCCCCTGCGCTGATCCGGGCGCGTGAGAAGCAATGAACCGGAGACCCAGCGCGAGGCCGCTCACCATCCGGCGCCGGCTGCTGCTCTCCTTCCTCGTCATCAACGCGCTGTTCGCCGTAAACGTCGCCTTCTTCAGTTGGAGCAACTACCGCCGCACGGCCACCATCCACCAACTGCGCAACGCCATTGAGGGCGAAAAGTCCATCGGAATCATCCTCCAGAAGCTCGACAACATCCAGAAGCAGATCACGCTCATGGGCCAATCGGTGCTCGAGACGAGCGACGGACTCGGCGCCGAGGAGGTGGTCCAATTCCAGGCGCAGCTTCAGGAAATCCGCTCCGGTATCGTCGGACTCGTGGCCCAATCGCCGCCGTCGGTCCGCGAACCGGCCGAAGCCTTCGCCGCCGACTACGAAAAGCTGAGCGCCTCCTGGCTCAAGTTCTATTCGAACTTCGGCGTCCGCCACGCCATCGCCATCACCGAGCTCGCCGTTACCGCCGAGCCCCTCGGCGCGCGCATCCACGCCGAAACCGCTCCGGCCCTGCTGGCCGCCGAGAAGCGTAGCGTCGAAGAGGCGAGCGCCCACTTCCGGCAGGTTTCCGAATGGACCGATCGCGTGTCGCTCGTGATGTTCTCCATCTCGGGCATTGTCGCCCTCGCCATCGCCTACCGTCTTTCCCGCTATCTCACCACCGGTCTCGAGGAGCTGAAGCAGGGGGTGGCCGCCATCGGCCAGGGCATGCTCCACCAGCGCATTGACGTCCGCGCTCGCGACGAACTCGGCGAGCTGGCCGGCGCTTTCAACAACATGGCGGACCAGCTCCAAGCCGCGCGTTCGGACCTCGTCTCGGTCAACCACGAACTCGAGTCCCGGCACGAACAGGTGGAGCGCCAGCGGCAGATGTCGGAGTCGCTGCTTCACAACATCCTCCCGCACGAAGTGGCCGTCGAACTGCGCGAGAACCAATCCGTCGAGCCCAAGTACTTCGAGGACGTCAGCATCCTGTTCACCGACATCGTCGGCTTCACGCTCTCCACCGAATCGCTCGCCGCCGAGGAACTGGTGAATCTGCTCCACGACTACTTCACCGCGTTCGACGAGATCGCCGAGCGCTACGGCATCGAGAAGCTCAAGACCGTCGGCGACTCGTACATGTGCGTCTCCGGGATGCCCACGCGCACGCCGTCGCACCCGGTGGATATGGTGCTCGCCGGGCTCGAGATGATCAAGGCGGTGGAGGAGTTGGGCCGGCGCCCGGGGTCGCCCGGATGGTCGATTCGCGTCGGCATCCATACGGGTCCGGTGATCGCGGGTGTCGTCGGAATCAAGAAGTTCGCCTTCGACGTGTGGGGCGAGTCCGTCAATTACAGCTCGCGGATGGAGTCGAGCGGCGAGGCCAATCGCGTGAACATCTCCGAGCGGACGTACTCCCGCATCAAGGACTTCATCGAGTGCGAGTACCGCGGCAAGATCCAAACCAAGGACAAGCGTCAGGTGGAGATGTACTTCGTGCGCGGCGTCAAGCCGGCGCTGATGGACGGCCCGCCCGATGGTGTCCCGCCCGCCTTCGCCCGCCGATATCGGGTGTACTTCCAGAAGCAGCCGCCGGCGTTCCCGGCGTTCCTCCGCGACGCGGCCGTCTCCACCCGCTCCTCGCTCGCCGCGATGAGCCGAAGCGTCGGCGAAGGTGTGCTGCTGCCGGAGCCCGAGCCGGTCGCTGAGTGCCGCGAGGAAGACCTTGATCGCCGGTAGCCCGCCCGGGAGCACGATCCACGGGAAACGGACCGGTCACGTTCACTGATCGTCGATGCGCCCGCGAGGCGATCTCCAGGGGCGCTTTGCTCCTTCAGGGCGCGCCGCCCGGCGCCCGGCTAGGCCTTGAGCTCCTCGATTTGCTTGGTTGCGATCCCGACGGGGCGGTCGATCGGAACGCCGGCGCAGGCGAGCAGAGTGGTGAGCAGATCGCCCTGATTTCCCTTCGTATCGGCGAAGAAACGTCCCGTTTTGATCGATCCGCCGCCGCTGCCGGCAATCACGAACGGCAGGTTTTCGCGAGTATGCTTGTTGCCATCTTCGAGCCCGGATCCCCACATCATGATGCAGTTGTCCAGCAAGGCGCCGCCGGCTTCGCGCAAGCCGGCCATCTTCTTTACCATGTAGGCGAACTGCGCGATGTTGAACTCGGTGATCAAGGCGATCTTGCGAACCTTTTCGGGATCCTGGTTGTGGTGGGTGTTCGAGTGATGCTGGTCGTTGAAACCCAGTTCCGGATAGGACGCCCCGTTTGGCGTTGAGCCGATGTAGGTGCTGACTCGAGTGGTGTCGGTCTGAAACGCGAGTATGTTCAGATCGCACATCACCTGCATGTACTCGCTTCGCTTCTCACCTTCCGGAATCCGGATTTCGATGGGCGGCGAATCAGAGTCGTCCCGTTTGCCCGAGCGGACGCCGGCCTTCTCTAAAGCGGCGTCTTTCTGGCGAGCCTCGATCGCCGCGATGCGCCGCTCCACCGAGCGCACGCTGTCCAGGTATTCATCGAGTTTCCGCTGGTCCGAGACGGGCAGCGTTCGCCGTAGGTCTCTCGCGCCTCCCAACACGATATCCAACATGCTTCGATCGAGCGCACTCAGCGGCGACGACTCACGCGCGCCGCCACCCTGCTCCTGTTTGTTGAACAGCCGATAGAGCACGTTTCGCGGATTGACCTCGGCGGGGACCGCCTGCGTCGGGGAACGAAAGCTGCAGTGCGAGTAGTAACCCTCGTTCAGGCCTTCCTGGTTTTCCTTCCAGGTTTGCGGCATGGTGGCCAACTCCAACGAGGGCAGGGCGGTGAATGCGCCCACGTGGTTGGCGGCAATCTGATCGGCGGAAATGGCGATGTTGATCTCGTTCCGCTTTTCGGGGGACGGCAATGTCGCCGTAAGCCAGGTAGACAATTCGAGAGCGTGCGGCGCCCCGTTGAAGGGCGCGATGGGGACGCCGGAAATCCCCTTCATCAATACGCACTGATTGAGCACGGGGCGCAACGATTCCAGGGCCGGTGGCGGCGACGAGAGAAAGCTCTCCGGGTCGGCCGGCCAGAACCGATCCATAATCACGCCGTGCGGCATATACATGAATCCCAGGCGCACCGGCGGTTTGTACGCCTTGCCCTTCGGGGTGTCGGCCCAGCCCAGGGAATCCATCAGCGGCAATGCGAGCGAAACGCCCAACCCCTTCAGACAAGTCCGCCGGTCAATTCTGCTCATTGAGCCTCCTCTGTACTTCGATGCGCCGATGCGTAAAGGGATAGCTGGTGATGACCCCGTCGATGAGCGCCCGCATGCGGTACCCATCGGCGGCGATCTCACCCATCAACTCGTCCACCACGATTTCATCGTAGCCTTCCAGCTTGCGGCCCAAAGCGTAGGCCAGCAATTTCTCAACCAGGTTGCGGGCAACGTCGCCGTTTCGTCCGGCGATGATCGCCTTCAGGTCAGCCGGGCCCGAGAAGCGTTCGGCGCCGGGAAGCTCACCGGCCGCATCGATGGGCTCGCCATTGCGATCCCGGTCGCGCCATCGCCCGATGGCATCGAACTTCTCAAGACCGAACCCGATCGGGTCGAGGATCCGATGGCAATTCGCACAGACGGGATTGGTGCGATGGAGTTCGGTCCGCTGCCGGACGGTGAGATTGGCCACCGCCGCCTGATCCTGCTTGTCCAAAGCCGGGACGTCCGGCGGCGCGGCCGGAACCTGTTCGCCGAGCACCTGTTCCAGCACCCACACGCCGCGCTTCACCGGGCTGGTGCGGTTGGGGAAAGAGGTGGCGGCGAGAATGCCCGGCATTCCCAGCACTCCTCCGCGATTGCCGTCACTCAGCCGAACCTTCCGCATCTCGGGGCCGTGGACCGTTTTCTCCAGGCCGTAAATCGCCGCCACGGTTCCATTGAGGTAGGTGTAATCGCTATCGACAAAACGAATGACGCTTTCGTTGTCGCCGACGATGCTCTCGAAGAACAGACGGACCTCGTCATACATCGCCTGGCGCATGGCGGGGGTCATCTGCGGGAATAGCACCGGATCGAAGACCTGGCGCTGCAATCCGCCGACGTTCAGCCACTGTGCGCCGAAGCCGTCAAACAGAGCCCGGGAACGAGGATCGTCGAGCAAGCGTTTCGTCTGCGCCTTCAGAACCTCGCGCTCGTGCAGCTTGCCGCGGTCGGCCAGAGCCATCAGTTCTTCGTCGGGCATGGTAGCCCACAACAGATAGGACAAACGCGAGGCAAGTTGGTGGTCGTCCAGCGGAACGATCCCGGTGCTCGACTCGGCTTCTCCGGCCGGAGTGATGAAAAGGAACTGAGGCGAAACGAGGACGGCTTTGAGCATCAAGCCAAGCGCCTGCCGGTATGAGAGCTTGTTCTTCCTGGCCAAGTCGAACGTGGCCACCAGGACATCCAGTTCCGCCTCCGCCGGTGGCCGGCGGTATGCTTTCCGGGCGAGAGACCGAGCGACCTCTTGCGCCGCTTGCCGGGGATCGCCCGCCGGCGTGGCCGATGGGCCGAAAAGCCGCTTCTCCGTTTCCGTGCGCCGGCGGCCTGGCGGCGCCGCGATGTGGCGCAACACTTTATCGGCGATTGCGAGATACTGCTCGAGTTGGAGCGGCGAGAGCGAATTGAGGTACCCCTGGCCGCTGACTTCATCGGGCAGTCCATCGGCGATTGATGGGTCGACACCGAAGAGATCCCGCAGAGTGTTGCCGTACTCGGTTTTGGTCAACCGCCGGATGACGAATGGCCCCGGATTCTTATCGCTGAGGTACTTCAGCTTTGGCAGCCAATCGGCGAACATACTGCGGTCGGCCTCGTTCGGCTGGGGCGCGCCCTTGGGCGGCATGTCATGCGCCTTCACTCGGGCGTCCGCTTTCTTCCATTGTTCGGTGAAGGCCGCGTGTCCGGGGGCCTTGAGTGCTGGCGAGAAATTCACTCCCGCCCGCGTGGGACGCCGATTCTGATGACAGGCAATGCAATAGGTGTTGACGAAGGGGGTGACGCGGTCCCGAAAGAATTGCTCGGCATCGGCCTTGAGGGCTTCGTG
Coding sequences within:
- a CDS encoding DUF1592 domain-containing protein; translated protein: MLSPNPVAAATRHSSKMPASAGSWLVVCLASSSGLLAANHEALKADAEQFFRDRVTPFVNTYCIACHQNRRPTRAGVNFSPALKAPGHAAFTEQWKKADARVKAHDMPPKGAPQPNEADRSMFADWLPKLKYLSDKNPGPFVIRRLTKTEYGNTLRDLFGVDPSIADGLPDEVSGQGYLNSLSPLQLEQYLAIADKVLRHIAAPPGRRRTETEKRLFGPSATPAGDPRQAAQEVARSLARKAYRRPPAEAELDVLVATFDLARKNKLSYRQALGLMLKAVLVSPQFLFITPAGEAESSTGIVPLDDHQLASRLSYLLWATMPDEELMALADRGKLHEREVLKAQTKRLLDDPRSRALFDGFGAQWLNVGGLQRQVFDPVLFPQMTPAMRQAMYDEVRLFFESIVGDNESVIRFVDSDYTYLNGTVAAIYGLEKTVHGPEMRKVRLSDGNRGGVLGMPGILAATSFPNRTSPVKRGVWVLEQVLGEQVPAAPPDVPALDKQDQAAVANLTVRQRTELHRTNPVCANCHRILDPIGFGLEKFDAIGRWRDRDRNGEPIDAAGELPGAERFSGPADLKAIIAGRNGDVARNLVEKLLAYALGRKLEGYDEIVVDELMGEIAADGYRMRALIDGVITSYPFTHRRIEVQRRLNEQN
- a CDS encoding DUF1552 domain-containing protein, coding for MSRIDRRTCLKGLGVSLALPLMDSLGWADTPKGKAYKPPVRLGFMYMPHGVIMDRFWPADPESFLSSPPPALESLRPVLNQCVLMKGISGVPIAPFNGAPHALELSTWLTATLPSPEKRNEINIAISADQIAANHVGAFTALPSLELATMPQTWKENQEGLNEGYYSHCSFRSPTQAVPAEVNPRNVLYRLFNKQEQGGGARESSPLSALDRSMLDIVLGGARDLRRTLPVSDQRKLDEYLDSVRSVERRIAAIEARQKDAALEKAGVRSGKRDDSDSPPIEIRIPEGEKRSEYMQVMCDLNILAFQTDTTRVSTYIGSTPNGASYPELGFNDQHHSNTHHNQDPEKVRKIALITEFNIAQFAYMVKKMAGLREAGGALLDNCIMMWGSGLEDGNKHTRENLPFVIAGSGGGSIKTGRFFADTKGNQGDLLTTLLACAGVPIDRPVGIATKQIEELKA
- a CDS encoding adenylate/guanylate cyclase domain-containing protein gives rise to the protein MNRRPSARPLTIRRRLLLSFLVINALFAVNVAFFSWSNYRRTATIHQLRNAIEGEKSIGIILQKLDNIQKQITLMGQSVLETSDGLGAEEVVQFQAQLQEIRSGIVGLVAQSPPSVREPAEAFAADYEKLSASWLKFYSNFGVRHAIAITELAVTAEPLGARIHAETAPALLAAEKRSVEEASAHFRQVSEWTDRVSLVMFSISGIVALAIAYRLSRYLTTGLEELKQGVAAIGQGMLHQRIDVRARDELGELAGAFNNMADQLQAARSDLVSVNHELESRHEQVERQRQMSESLLHNILPHEVAVELRENQSVEPKYFEDVSILFTDIVGFTLSTESLAAEELVNLLHDYFTAFDEIAERYGIEKLKTVGDSYMCVSGMPTRTPSHPVDMVLAGLEMIKAVEELGRRPGSPGWSIRVGIHTGPVIAGVVGIKKFAFDVWGESVNYSSRMESSGEANRVNISERTYSRIKDFIECEYRGKIQTKDKRQVEMYFVRGVKPALMDGPPDGVPPAFARRYRVYFQKQPPAFPAFLRDAAVSTRSSLAAMSRSVGEGVLLPEPEPVAECREEDLDRR